One segment of Streptomyces sp. NBC_01463 DNA contains the following:
- a CDS encoding DoxX family protein, which yields MYTRLNRAQPYALALFRIVVGLLFACHGAASLFGVLGGAMGGGSIPAGTWPGWYAAVIQLVGGGLVVLGLGTRIAALVSSGSMAYAYFKVHQPGALFPLENGGEPSAVYSWVFLLLVFTGPGALALDRLFTSRAAATRDDQDRAAEAKSPVAV from the coding sequence ATGTACACACGCCTGAACCGGGCTCAGCCCTATGCCCTCGCGCTCTTCCGCATCGTCGTCGGCCTGCTCTTCGCCTGCCACGGTGCCGCCTCGCTCTTCGGCGTCCTCGGCGGCGCCATGGGCGGCGGATCGATACCCGCCGGCACCTGGCCCGGCTGGTACGCGGCGGTCATCCAGCTCGTCGGCGGCGGACTCGTGGTGCTGGGCCTCGGGACCCGTATCGCCGCGCTCGTCTCGTCCGGTTCCATGGCGTACGCGTACTTCAAGGTCCACCAGCCCGGGGCGCTCTTCCCGCTGGAGAACGGCGGCGAGCCCTCGGCCGTCTACTCCTGGGTCTTCCTGCTGCTCGTCTTCACGGGCCCCGGCGCCCTGGCCCTGGACCGGCTGTTCACGTCCCGCGCCGCCGCGACGCGGGACGACCAGGACCGGGCAGCCGAGGCGAAGTCCCCCGTCGCCGTCTGA
- a CDS encoding VTT domain-containing protein, translating into MLESVGALTSSPWIYAVVALSVLLDVFLPVLPSGVLVITAATAAAAGTTTVATGAAGAARQVTEVPSLLALILCAATASVLGDLVAYKLAWRGGERLDRAIARSRRLTSAQERLGAALSRGGGVLVVIARFAPAGRSVVSLGAGASHRAVKEFLPWSAVAGVAWAGYSVGLGYFGAQWLGASWLGTAISVLALFVAGAFAALLMKRPAAAAAAAAAAPVSVPTAS; encoded by the coding sequence GTGCTCGAGAGTGTGGGTGCGCTGACCAGCAGCCCATGGATCTACGCCGTGGTCGCCCTCTCCGTGCTGCTGGACGTCTTCCTTCCCGTGCTGCCGAGCGGCGTCCTCGTGATCACGGCCGCCACGGCCGCCGCCGCGGGCACCACCACGGTGGCCACCGGCGCCGCGGGCGCGGCCCGCCAGGTGACCGAGGTGCCCTCGCTGCTGGCCCTGATCCTCTGCGCGGCCACCGCCTCGGTGCTCGGTGACCTCGTCGCGTACAAGCTGGCATGGCGCGGTGGCGAGCGGCTGGACCGGGCCATCGCCCGTTCGCGGCGTCTCACCTCGGCGCAGGAACGTCTCGGCGCCGCCCTGAGCCGCGGCGGCGGTGTCCTCGTCGTCATCGCACGCTTCGCCCCGGCCGGCCGGTCGGTCGTCTCGCTGGGCGCGGGCGCCTCGCACCGCGCCGTGAAGGAGTTCCTGCCGTGGTCCGCCGTGGCCGGCGTGGCATGGGCCGGCTACAGCGTGGGCCTCGGCTACTTCGGCGCCCAGTGGCTCGGCGCGAGCTGGCTGGGCACGGCCATCTCGGTGCTGGCCCTGTTCGTCGCGGGGGCGTTCGCGGCACTCCTGATGAAGCGTCCCGCCGCGGCGGCCGCAGCGGCCGCGGCCGCACCGGTCTCGGTGCCTACGGCGTCCTGA
- a CDS encoding DUF1254 domain-containing protein: MSGGDGAGPAVAPTAGPARSTAAEAWIWGYPLLQNYRTMYPQAIDPDDPRSAGGFGRFRHYPQPFTPANTDVVTPNNDTPYSWAWLDLRDEPWVVSVPAVDRYYVLPFHDLDTSYVGYVGTRTTGTDAGDHLIAGPGWRGQVPDGISGVLRADTFLVGILGRTYLAGPEDVPALRDIQERYRLRPLSEFLDTAAPHPVGEPVWPVWREEDLDSAEFFTLLDFLLQFFPVLDGERDLRERLAALGVDGSGEFEPAALTPEVQEAVRLGIADGRARLEEARSTTAVSVGMFGTRAEHGDDYLTRAVGADKGLYGLPSAEAWYAGWLEDDRGNRPPDASAHDYTVHFPAGQLPPARFFWSATMYRLPERLLVDNPADRYSIGDRTPGLLYDEDGGLTLYVQRDRPEDPKRAANWLPAPDGPFTVMIRVYGPGPAVLDGGWPMPTLAVHGL, from the coding sequence ATGAGCGGCGGCGACGGCGCCGGCCCGGCGGTGGCTCCCACCGCCGGGCCGGCGCGTTCCACAGCGGCGGAGGCCTGGATCTGGGGGTATCCGCTGCTGCAGAACTACCGCACGATGTACCCGCAGGCCATAGACCCGGACGACCCCCGTTCGGCCGGTGGCTTCGGACGGTTCCGGCACTACCCGCAGCCGTTCACCCCGGCCAACACCGATGTGGTGACGCCCAACAACGACACGCCCTACTCCTGGGCGTGGCTCGATCTGCGGGACGAGCCGTGGGTGGTGTCCGTGCCGGCCGTCGACCGGTACTACGTCCTGCCGTTCCACGACCTCGACACCTCGTACGTGGGGTACGTCGGCACCCGCACGACCGGGACGGACGCCGGGGACCACCTGATCGCCGGACCCGGGTGGCGGGGACAGGTGCCCGACGGGATCAGCGGTGTGCTGCGCGCGGACACCTTCCTCGTCGGAATCCTCGGGCGTACGTATCTGGCGGGACCCGAGGACGTGCCGGCGCTGCGGGACATCCAGGAGCGGTACCGGCTGCGGCCGCTGTCGGAGTTCCTCGACACGGCCGCCCCGCACCCCGTCGGCGAGCCCGTCTGGCCGGTGTGGCGCGAGGAGGATCTGGACAGTGCCGAGTTCTTCACCCTGCTCGACTTCCTGCTCCAGTTCTTCCCCGTGCTCGACGGGGAACGGGACCTGCGCGAGCGGCTCGCGGCCCTCGGTGTCGACGGCAGCGGCGAGTTCGAACCCGCCGCGCTGACGCCGGAGGTCCAGGAGGCGGTCCGGCTCGGGATCGCCGACGGACGCGCGCGCCTGGAGGAGGCCAGGAGCACGACCGCCGTCTCCGTCGGCATGTTCGGTACGCGCGCCGAGCACGGCGACGACTACCTCACCCGTGCGGTCGGCGCCGACAAGGGTCTCTACGGTCTGCCGTCGGCCGAGGCCTGGTACGCCGGGTGGCTGGAGGACGACCGCGGCAACCGGCCGCCCGACGCCTCCGCCCACGACTACACCGTGCACTTCCCCGCCGGACAGCTCCCGCCCGCCCGCTTCTTCTGGTCCGCCACCATGTACCGGCTGCCCGAGCGGCTCCTCGTCGACAACCCGGCCGACCGCTACTCGATCGGCGACCGCACCCCGGGCCTGCTGTACGACGAGGACGGCGGTCTGACCCTGTACGTGCAGAGGGACCGGCCGGAGGACCCGAAGCGGGCGGCCAACTGGCTGCCCGCGCCCGACGGGCCCTTCACCGTCATGATCCGTGTCTACGGGCCCGGACCGGCCGTCCTCGACGGCGGCTGGCCCATGCCGACGCTCGCCGTGCACGGCCTCTGA
- a CDS encoding DUF2277 domain-containing protein, which produces MCRSIKTLRPPVLPEEATEEDIRAAALQFVRKVSGFRAPAAHNKEVFDRAVDEIAAATAALLDGLEVRGGVRTP; this is translated from the coding sequence ATGTGCCGCAGTATCAAGACCCTTCGCCCGCCCGTCCTCCCCGAAGAGGCCACCGAGGAGGACATCCGCGCCGCCGCCCTGCAGTTCGTCCGCAAGGTGTCCGGCTTCCGCGCCCCGGCCGCGCACAACAAGGAGGTCTTCGACCGGGCCGTCGACGAGATCGCAGCGGCGACGGCCGCGCTGCTGGACGGTCTGGAAGTGCGGGGTGGTGTCAGGACGCCGTAG
- a CDS encoding DUF1254 domain-containing protein, whose product MPEERTNELVELAAEAYVYGYPLVFDLSMVQTSLHKGFGSLAAAPFNQFAHSERLADADTHFVSVNNDTVYSIAQLDLSGGPVRLHVPDTDGAYYVLQFVDAWTNNFAYVGRRATGTEAGDWLVVPPGWAGTAPDDVRGVIDAPTSVVTVVGRNACDGPEDLARRVRPLQEQLTVTHLEPGEHRTGLPAPDAGVPTGLRFFEQLRVWMADFPPSAADRAYQDRFQPLGLLEEGPSPYVPAGAALVRALTEGLALGKERVEAASGAGDGAAGGWTVDPHLFDYNLDHFGVGTIDSPQWRIADREASYLARAVAARVGLWGNHGYEAVYAQTFHDAEGEPLSGAHRYELRFEEPPPVDAFWSVTMYDTPDYFLVANPAGRYSIGDRTPGIVRGDDGSLTLRISRERPADPAAAANWLPAPEGGFRPMLRLYMPQSAVLDGRYEIPAVRRIDGGSHG is encoded by the coding sequence ATGCCTGAGGAGCGCACGAACGAGCTCGTCGAGCTGGCCGCCGAGGCCTACGTCTACGGCTATCCGCTCGTCTTCGACCTGTCGATGGTCCAGACGTCCCTGCACAAGGGGTTCGGCAGCCTGGCGGCCGCGCCCTTCAACCAGTTCGCCCACTCCGAACGGCTCGCCGACGCCGACACGCACTTCGTGTCCGTCAACAACGACACCGTGTACTCGATCGCGCAGCTCGACCTCTCCGGCGGCCCGGTCCGGCTGCACGTCCCGGACACCGACGGGGCCTACTACGTCCTCCAGTTCGTCGACGCCTGGACCAACAACTTCGCCTACGTCGGCCGCCGGGCCACCGGCACCGAGGCGGGCGACTGGCTCGTCGTACCGCCCGGCTGGGCCGGCACCGCGCCCGACGACGTGCGCGGGGTGATCGACGCCCCCACCTCGGTCGTCACCGTCGTCGGCCGCAACGCCTGCGACGGCCCGGAGGACCTGGCGCGGCGGGTCCGTCCGCTTCAGGAGCAGCTCACCGTCACCCACCTCGAACCGGGCGAGCACCGCACCGGTCTGCCCGCCCCCGACGCCGGTGTGCCCACGGGGCTCCGCTTCTTCGAGCAGCTCAGGGTGTGGATGGCCGACTTCCCGCCGTCCGCCGCCGACCGGGCGTACCAGGACCGGTTCCAGCCGCTGGGACTCCTGGAGGAGGGCCCTTCGCCCTACGTCCCGGCCGGTGCCGCTCTCGTACGCGCCCTGACCGAGGGGCTGGCGCTCGGCAAGGAGCGGGTGGAAGCGGCGAGCGGGGCCGGGGACGGTGCCGCCGGGGGGTGGACGGTCGATCCGCATCTCTTCGACTACAACCTCGACCACTTCGGTGTGGGGACCATCGACTCGCCGCAGTGGCGCATCGCGGACCGGGAGGCCTCCTACCTGGCCAGGGCCGTCGCCGCCCGGGTCGGGCTGTGGGGGAACCACGGCTACGAGGCGGTGTACGCGCAGACCTTCCACGACGCCGAGGGCGAGCCGCTCAGCGGTGCGCACCGCTACGAGCTCCGCTTCGAGGAACCGCCGCCGGTCGACGCGTTCTGGTCCGTGACGATGTACGACACCCCGGACTACTTCCTGGTCGCCAACCCGGCGGGGCGGTACTCGATCGGGGACCGTACGCCCGGGATCGTGCGCGGTGACGACGGGTCGCTGACCCTCCGCATCAGCCGGGAGCGGCCCGCCGACCCGGCCGCCGCGGCGAACTGGCTGCCGGCGCCCGAGGGCGGGTTCCGGCCCATGCTCAGGCTGTACATGCCGCAGTCGGCCGTCCTCGACGGGCGGTACGAGATCCCCGCCGTCCGGCGGATCGACGGCGGCAGCCATGGGTGA
- a CDS encoding GAP family protein yields MGDAIGQMLASAVGIAISPLPLIAIILMLATPSGRSNGIAFALGWTVSLAVLVTVVVLAGSGADASAGDDGPATWTLWLKLGLGALFVLMAAKQWKGRPKEGQDAEQPAWMRAIDGFTPGKSAGLAAALAVANPKNLVLAVGGAVSIASSTASGGGKAVAGVLMVVVASLCTALPLAVYLFGGERSAKVLGEWKAWMGRHNAAIMTTVLVVLGAKYIGDAISGLAG; encoded by the coding sequence ATGGGTGACGCGATCGGGCAGATGCTGGCGTCCGCCGTCGGCATCGCGATCAGCCCGCTGCCGCTGATCGCGATCATTCTCATGCTCGCCACCCCGAGCGGCCGGTCCAACGGCATCGCCTTCGCGCTGGGCTGGACGGTTTCGCTCGCCGTCCTGGTCACGGTCGTCGTACTCGCCGGCTCGGGGGCCGACGCCTCCGCAGGGGACGACGGGCCCGCGACCTGGACGCTGTGGCTGAAGCTGGGGCTGGGCGCGCTGTTCGTACTGATGGCGGCCAAGCAGTGGAAGGGGCGGCCGAAGGAGGGGCAGGACGCCGAGCAGCCCGCGTGGATGCGGGCGATCGACGGCTTCACGCCCGGCAAGTCGGCGGGGCTGGCCGCGGCGCTGGCCGTCGCCAACCCGAAGAACCTGGTTCTTGCGGTCGGCGGCGCCGTCTCCATCGCGTCGAGCACGGCGAGCGGGGGCGGGAAGGCCGTCGCCGGAGTCCTGATGGTGGTCGTCGCCTCGCTCTGCACCGCGCTGCCCCTGGCCGTCTACCTCTTCGGCGGGGAGCGGTCCGCGAAGGTGCTGGGGGAGTGGAAGGCGTGGATGGGGCGGCACAACGCCGCGATCATGACGACGGTGCTGGTCGTCCTCGGAGCCAAGTACATCGGGGACGCGATCAGCGGGCTGGCCGGCTGA
- a CDS encoding MFS transporter, with protein sequence MSPYAPKAPGLSRSALYVLCACVLVAQSMVAAINLLIPQLASSALRPSSSELLWAVDAYVIVFAGLLIPAGALGDRFGRKGVLLAGLGLFAAGSATSALATAPAALIAGRGVCGAGAALIMPATMSILVTLATPGRRAQALATWTLAVGLGGLAGNVGGGLVGQFLSWRALFWAMVPLAALLALAVARIAPRTPAQTGAAPDPVGSLLLTGSLTALVYGIIEGPSRGWGSVHVLIAFGLGAVLLAVFVVHGLRAAHPLLDPRVFASPGLRAGVLGTAAGFFGLFALFYVNSQYLQYVKGFSVGLAGVAIVPLTVGMALVPRLGARWLDRYGIRPVAGGGLALIGVGLLLVSTADAGTPYAVYAVHLLVISAGTGLCAPALTVAVVSELPAHRSGLGSGLNTAAREIGAALGVAVVGTVLASGAGPNRPAAAHAADFVPAMAEGLRVVAAVLLVVTVFVVLGTSGRPRSAPTLSADGAPAADPREGERETV encoded by the coding sequence TTGTCTCCGTATGCCCCGAAGGCCCCGGGCCTCTCCCGTTCCGCGCTGTACGTGCTCTGCGCCTGTGTGCTCGTCGCGCAGAGCATGGTCGCCGCCATCAACCTGCTCATCCCCCAACTCGCCTCCTCCGCCCTGCGTCCCAGCTCCAGCGAGCTGCTGTGGGCGGTCGACGCCTACGTCATCGTCTTCGCCGGACTGCTGATCCCGGCCGGCGCCCTCGGCGACCGCTTCGGCCGCAAGGGCGTCCTCCTCGCCGGCCTGGGGCTCTTCGCCGCGGGCTCGGCCACCAGCGCGCTCGCCACCGCTCCCGCCGCGCTCATCGCGGGACGCGGAGTGTGCGGCGCCGGGGCGGCGCTGATCATGCCCGCGACCATGTCCATCCTGGTCACCCTCGCCACTCCCGGCCGCAGGGCGCAGGCGCTCGCCACCTGGACACTCGCCGTCGGGCTCGGCGGTCTGGCCGGCAATGTCGGCGGAGGACTCGTCGGACAGTTCCTGTCCTGGCGCGCCCTGTTCTGGGCGATGGTGCCGCTCGCCGCGCTGCTCGCCCTGGCCGTCGCCCGTATCGCGCCCCGCACCCCCGCGCAGACCGGCGCCGCACCGGACCCGGTCGGGTCACTGCTGCTGACCGGGTCCCTGACCGCCCTGGTGTACGGGATCATCGAGGGCCCGTCGCGCGGCTGGGGTTCGGTGCACGTGCTGATCGCCTTCGGCCTCGGAGCCGTACTGCTGGCCGTGTTCGTGGTCCACGGGCTGCGGGCGGCGCATCCGCTCCTCGACCCGAGGGTCTTCGCGTCGCCGGGCCTGCGGGCCGGGGTGCTGGGCACCGCCGCCGGGTTCTTCGGGCTCTTCGCCCTGTTCTACGTCAACTCCCAGTACCTGCAGTACGTGAAGGGCTTCTCCGTGGGCCTCGCCGGGGTGGCGATCGTCCCCCTCACCGTGGGCATGGCGCTCGTGCCGAGGCTCGGGGCCCGCTGGCTGGACCGGTACGGAATCCGGCCGGTGGCGGGCGGCGGGCTCGCCCTCATCGGAGTGGGGCTGCTGCTGGTCTCCACCGCGGACGCGGGGACGCCGTACGCCGTGTACGCGGTGCATCTGCTCGTCATCTCCGCCGGTACGGGTCTGTGCGCGCCCGCCCTGACCGTCGCCGTCGTCTCCGAACTGCCCGCCCACCGGAGCGGACTCGGCTCCGGGCTGAACACCGCGGCCCGCGAGATCGGGGCGGCGCTCGGTGTCGCCGTCGTCGGAACCGTGCTGGCTTCCGGGGCGGGACCGAACCGTCCGGCGGCCGCCCACGCCGCTGATTTCGTCCCGGCGATGGCCGAAGGACTGCGTGTCGTCGCGGCCGTGCTCCTCGTCGTCACCGTCTTCGTCGTGCTCGGCACTTCCGGACGTCCACGCAGTGCCCCTACCCTGTCGGCCGACGGAGCCCCGGCCGCGGATCCGCGCGAGGGCGAACGGGAGACGGTATGA
- a CDS encoding alkaline phosphatase family protein: MAGLRLGPLLRYVDWETATTATVWVEADRPCTAEVRCADGASGSSRTFAVSGHHYALVVVTGLTPGSTTPYEVLLDDRTVWPPEDYRFPASTITTPPITGAPDGGEEGDGAAGPGTVRVAFGSCRWAAPPADGHLPGRGDPVGPDALDTLAARLAADPDAVRPDVLLLLGDQVYADETSQATRRRLAARRDLDEPPGAEVADYDEYTCLYDESWRDPEVRWLLSTVPSCMIFDDHDVIDDWNTSAAWLASIRATAWWNERIVSGLMSYWVYQHLGNLSPAELAADPLYAEVHATPDATEAVRGFAAAAAADATRTSWSYRRVFGRVRLLMVDSRAARVLGEQERAMLHPREAAWLREEALAAPGSRDHLLIGTSLPWLLPPLVHDAEQWSAALCRGERGGPDGRWARVGEYLRQRSDLEHWAAFPDSFGQLTELIREVADGRDAPATVCVLSGDVHHAYVAEPDRPAPAPGTAPATRVLQLTCSPVHNSIPAPLRAGFRFGWSRAGRLLGRLLARHGRTGTPSVRWSKTDGPWFGNQLMTLTLNGRKAALSLVQAKSSRTGALLETVFDRTLTDEAPSTFSQSTKR, encoded by the coding sequence ATGGCCGGCCTGCGACTGGGACCACTGCTGCGGTACGTCGACTGGGAGACCGCCACCACCGCGACCGTCTGGGTCGAGGCGGACCGGCCGTGCACGGCCGAAGTCCGCTGCGCGGACGGGGCGTCGGGCTCGTCCCGCACCTTCGCGGTCTCCGGGCACCACTACGCCCTGGTCGTCGTGACCGGACTGACGCCCGGCTCCACCACGCCGTACGAGGTCCTGCTCGACGACCGCACGGTGTGGCCGCCGGAGGACTACCGGTTCCCCGCGAGCACGATCACCACCCCGCCCATAACCGGCGCCCCCGACGGGGGCGAGGAGGGCGACGGGGCGGCCGGGCCGGGGACGGTCAGGGTCGCGTTCGGCTCCTGCCGCTGGGCCGCCCCGCCCGCCGACGGCCATCTGCCCGGCCGGGGCGATCCCGTCGGGCCGGACGCCCTGGACACCCTCGCCGCCCGGCTCGCCGCCGACCCCGATGCCGTACGCCCCGATGTCCTGCTGCTCCTGGGCGATCAGGTGTACGCGGACGAGACCTCGCAGGCGACCCGGCGCAGGCTGGCCGCCCGGCGCGACCTGGACGAGCCGCCGGGGGCCGAGGTGGCGGACTACGACGAATACACCTGTCTGTACGACGAGTCGTGGCGCGACCCCGAGGTGCGGTGGCTGCTCTCGACGGTCCCCAGCTGCATGATCTTCGACGACCACGATGTCATCGACGACTGGAACACCAGCGCCGCCTGGCTCGCCTCCATCCGCGCCACCGCCTGGTGGAACGAGCGCATCGTCAGCGGGCTGATGTCGTACTGGGTCTACCAGCACCTGGGCAACCTCTCCCCCGCCGAACTCGCCGCTGACCCGCTGTACGCGGAGGTGCACGCGACCCCGGACGCCACCGAAGCGGTCCGCGGCTTCGCCGCCGCGGCGGCCGCCGACGCCACGCGCACGAGCTGGAGCTACCGACGTGTTTTCGGCCGAGTACGGCTGCTCATGGTGGACAGCCGCGCCGCCCGGGTGCTCGGCGAGCAGGAGCGGGCGATGCTCCACCCGCGGGAGGCGGCCTGGCTGCGCGAGGAGGCGCTGGCAGCCCCCGGTTCCCGCGACCACCTCCTGATCGGCACCTCGCTGCCGTGGCTGCTGCCGCCCCTGGTCCATGACGCGGAGCAGTGGAGCGCCGCGCTGTGCCGGGGCGAGCGGGGCGGTCCCGACGGCCGCTGGGCGCGCGTCGGCGAGTACCTGCGGCAGCGCTCCGACCTGGAGCATTGGGCGGCCTTCCCGGACTCGTTCGGACAGCTGACAGAGCTGATCCGGGAGGTGGCCGACGGTCGGGACGCCCCGGCGACGGTATGCGTGCTGTCGGGCGATGTGCACCATGCGTACGTCGCGGAGCCCGACCGGCCCGCCCCGGCGCCCGGCACCGCACCGGCGACCCGCGTCCTGCAGCTGACCTGCTCTCCCGTGCACAACTCCATTCCCGCGCCCCTCAGGGCCGGGTTCCGGTTCGGCTGGAGCCGGGCCGGACGGCTGCTCGGCCGGCTGCTGGCGCGGCACGGGCGCACCGGTACGCCGTCGGTGCGATGGAGCAAGACGGACGGGCCGTGGTTCGGCAATCAGCTGATGACGCTCACCCTGAATGGCCGGAAAGCTGCGCTGTCATTGGTTCAGGCCAAGTCAAGCAGGACAGGGGCCCTGCTGGAGACGGTATTCGATCGCACACTGACCGACGAAGCCCCGTCGACTTTCAGCCAGTCGACAAAACGTTGA
- a CDS encoding siderophore-interacting protein, whose product MNSTGPGSSGTTRSPGVRERILGLFTLRGTVTEAEPVADRMRRLRLAGPELAGLTVLPGQQIRVHVDGLTTRRTYSVWSHDPEGSLDLCVYDHGGSGPGAAWGRSVRVGDDVRFGKPEGGFVLRPGAPHHVVIGEETASVALGAVLAALPDASGVHGVVQTATAAGRLPLAHAERLHWQVRGDASAAGSLELADAVRGLELPDPARTPGAVAYVAGEARTVQMVRGVLVRERGWDRRSVLTKPFWTPGRRGLE is encoded by the coding sequence ATGAACAGCACCGGCCCAGGCAGTTCCGGAACCACCCGCAGTCCCGGGGTGCGTGAGCGCATCCTCGGCCTGTTCACCCTCCGCGGCACGGTCACCGAGGCCGAACCCGTCGCCGACCGGATGCGCAGGCTCCGCCTCGCGGGTCCGGAACTCGCCGGCCTCACCGTGCTGCCCGGCCAGCAGATCAGGGTCCACGTGGACGGGCTCACCACCCGCCGTACGTACTCGGTCTGGAGCCACGACCCCGAGGGCAGCCTGGACCTGTGCGTGTACGACCACGGAGGCTCGGGCCCCGGGGCGGCCTGGGGCCGGTCGGTGCGGGTGGGGGACGACGTCCGCTTCGGGAAGCCGGAGGGCGGCTTCGTCCTGCGCCCCGGCGCCCCGCACCACGTCGTCATCGGTGAGGAGACCGCGTCGGTCGCCCTCGGCGCCGTTCTGGCCGCCCTTCCGGACGCCTCCGGCGTCCACGGCGTCGTACAGACGGCCACCGCGGCCGGCCGGCTGCCGCTCGCCCACGCGGAGCGGCTGCACTGGCAGGTGCGCGGTGACGCATCGGCCGCCGGGTCCCTGGAACTGGCGGACGCCGTCCGCGGACTTGAGCTCCCGGACCCGGCCCGGACCCCCGGCGCCGTCGCCTATGTGGCGGGCGAGGCACGGACGGTGCAGATGGTGCGCGGCGTGCTGGTGCGCGAGCGCGGCTGGGACCGTCGGTCGGTGCTGACGAAGCCCTTCTGGACTCCGGGCAGGCGCGGACTGGAGTAG